The sequence below is a genomic window from bacterium 336/3.
AGGAAAAGCTCAAGAAGATGGTCTGTTATCTATCAATCATAAAGCTTCTCAATATTTAGGAGCAGGCTGGACAAGCTGTACAACAGCTCAAGAAAATGCTATCACTATTAAAAATCAGCTTTCTATGAGTTCTGGGTTGAATGACGCTGGTGACAGTTTTTGTACATTACCTAGTTGTTTAACTTATCTTGCTCCACCCAATACTCGTTGGGCTTATCATAACGGACCTTATACTTTGTTGGATGGTGTAATTGAAGGAGCAACAGGGCAGACTTTACAAGCTTATACCACAAATATACTTCAAAGTAAAACAGGAATTACAGGTTTATGGTTTAAATCTGGATATAACAACGTTTTTTATAGCAAGCCCAGAATAATGGCTCGTTTTGGAATTCTGATGCAAAATAATGGAGTTTGGAATGGTCAAACTATTTTAGGAGATTTAAACTACCTTAATCAAGCAAGAAATACATCTCAAACCATGAATCCTTCTTATGGCTATTTATGGTGGCTCAATGGAAAAAGCAGTTATATGCTCCCTCAAAGTCAACTAACTTTTCAAGGGGCTTTATTTCCTAATGCTCCTGCTGATATTTATGCAGCTTTGGGTAAAGATGGACAAATTTTAAGTATTTCGCCTAGTACAGGACTTATTGTTATCAGAATGGGGGAAAGCCCTACCAATAACGGAAATGATGGATTGGTTGCTGTGGGCTTATGCAATGAAATATGGAAAAGAGTCAATTTAGTAAGAAATCCTTGTAATATCACCTCAATCAATGATTTAAAAGATGATTCTTTCAAGGTTTATCCAAATCCAAGTATTCAAAATTTCACCCTAGAGACTGATTTATCTGATTACGATATTAAGATTACAGATATTATGGGCAAAGTTGTATTTGAAGAATCTCATGTTCTTAGCTCTTTATATAATCCCAATATTGTTTTAAAGTCTGGAATGTATCATGTTCATATCCAGAAAAATCAGTCTGTATGGGTAAAAAAAATAGTTATTTCAAAATAATGGCTATTGATATAGTTTATAAATTTCGTCAATAGCTTGTGCAAGCTTTCTGTCTTTTTCAGTAACAATATTGCCCGCATCGTGGGTGGTTAAAGCAATTTCTACTTGGTTATATACGTTTGCCCACCAAGGATGATGGTCGTGTTTTTCAGCAACAAGTGCCACTTGCGTCATAAAGCCAAAAGCATGTACAAAATCTTTGAATAAGAATTTCATTTTTAACTGATTATCAATTTCTTGCCAAGCCATATTGATTGAGTTTTGAGTTTGTTTTACAAATATATCAGGTAAAAAATGGAGAGAAAATTTTCTCTCCATTTTTATTTTACTTCATAAATTAACTCATGAACCTCTGAAAGTGTTGGAATTTCCAGTTTCTGAATAAGTTTATGCATTACATTTTCTGGAACAATATGCTCTCTATCTGCATTTTGGCTCATTAGTTTATTATAAGGAACTTCTAAATAAATAATTTTCACTTTAGCACCATACGAAGCGAAAAGATCAATGAGAGGCATACGCAAAGATTTTGTAATATTGGTAGCATTCCAAATGAAGGATGTTTTCTCTCTCAAATATACTTTAGCTCGCTCTTTGGCCACCTGAATTACTTTTCCATTACCACTAGAATCGGTAGGTGAAATTTTCATTTCTCTACGAATAGCATCTAAACTCACTATTTTCCAATCTTTGAGATTATTTTTGATATATGTGTCTTTACCAGCCCCTGGTAGCCCAGAAAGCATAATCACCTCATTATTCGTATTATCAAATGGTTGATAATCAGGAAAACTATCTTCTTTTTGAAAATATTCAAATTTAGCCAAATTTGATGGAAAAGCTTTCGCTTTATCCCAACAATCTTGTTCTTTGGCTAATTCCCTAAACATTTCTATTCTATAAAGTAAATCTTCTTTGTCTTCACAAATTCGCCCTTTTACATCAGCTTCTGCAATACATGCCAGTAAAGGTAATTCTACTTCCAAACTTGCCTGTATAATAGCCTTTATTGGGTTCGGTTTATGAAATACCCATAAAGGTAAACCATGATACCTAACTATTTTGGCAATTTTCTCCCGAGTATCAAATGGTGTTTGAATGTCTTTATACAAGATTTGTCTGGTTGTCATTTCTCCTTTTTTAGCATGATTAGGTGAACCTATTCGCCCATCTGCTTCTATAACTGTGGTTGAACGTTTTTCTATATCATGCATCAAAGCAGATGTCCAGAGAATTTCTTGTGTTTGTTTATCTGTATTCTGATAAAATTCTGTTTTTAAAAGCTCTGCAATTACCATTTGTGTATGAATTGCTACATTTCCTTCAGCGTGATGGTGTGGATCTTGAGGCACACCATGCATATCTTCTACCCAATTGAATCTCTCAGTCAGGTATTGCCATTCTTTATTTTCTGATAATTTCCACATAGTTATTTTAATTTATTTTTCCCATACCAAACTCGCTCTTTTCCAATTACGAGTCCAATGCTCATCTGTTTTTACATGATTTTTACG
It includes:
- a CDS encoding poly(A) polymerase — translated: MWKLSENKEWQYLTERFNWVEDMHGVPQDPHHHAEGNVAIHTQMVIAELLKTEFYQNTDKQTQEILWTSALMHDIEKRSTTVIEADGRIGSPNHAKKGEMTTRQILYKDIQTPFDTREKIAKIVRYHGLPLWVFHKPNPIKAIIQASLEVELPLLACIAEADVKGRICEDKEDLLYRIEMFRELAKEQDCWDKAKAFPSNLAKFEYFQKEDSFPDYQPFDNTNNEVIMLSGLPGAGKDTYIKNNLKDWKIVSLDAIRREMKISPTDSSGNGKVIQVAKERAKVYLREKTSFIWNATNITKSLRMPLIDLFASYGAKVKIIYLEVPYNKLMSQNADREHIVPENVMHKLIQKLEIPTLSEVHELIYEVK
- a CDS encoding pterin-4-alpha-carbinolamine dehydratase → MAWQEIDNQLKMKFLFKDFVHAFGFMTQVALVAEKHDHHPWWANVYNQVEIALTTHDAGNIVTEKDRKLAQAIDEIYKLYQ